In Rhipicephalus microplus isolate Deutch F79 chromosome 7, USDA_Rmic, whole genome shotgun sequence, one genomic interval encodes:
- the LOC119179425 gene encoding uncharacterized protein LOC119179425: MRAFASFVVPVVTILHSAVSGNYITGIKAKQDHGAVYYPFEPDTTFKMQSPIFGWRPFEATNGGVSYTKGEPPPTPATSSHGFRSNDTTRYAERDLAAVTIADIERIASTKLEPGVGWYYNGGADQEETIKENKEAFRRLRFRPRMLVDVSWVSTATTLLGQPVSMPFGFSPSAMQQLAHPDGEIGAAQAAEAAGTLMILSSMSTISLEDIRLRAPNCTLWLQVYVYKDRALTESLVKRAAAAGFSAVVLTADSPVFGQKVMANKYRFHLPKHLRFGTLERSLPSATAESHADFDEFVDDLISPSVTWSDVAWLREVSGLPVVVKGVLSPEAAVQCYESGAAAIIVSNHGGRQLDGTPATIDVLPEIVDAVGGRLEVYLDSGVRTGADVVRALALGARAAFVGRPVLWGLAYNGKKGVSTVLDIYRSELERTLRLLGCVDVTELTPEFVVHKNYFWSPHCRQRRRFPSQREVHTNDWPEWTALQRADDHKTSLQQQSHKRRIMNPSRENSQFKTY, from the exons ATGAGAGCCTTTGCTTCGTTCGTGGTGCCAGTCGTCACAATACTGC ATTCAGCCGTAAGCGGGAACTACATAACCGGAATAAAAGCGAAGCAGGACCATGGTGCCGTATACTATCCATTTGAGCCTGATACCACGTTCAAAATGCAGTCACCCATATTCGGATGGCGCCCATTCGAAGCTACTAATGGCGGCGTCAGTTACACAAAGG GCGAGCCTCCGCCGACACCTGCTACCTCCAGTCACGGTTTTCGGTCCAACGACACCACCAGATATGCAGAACG AGACTTGGCTGCGGTGACCATTGCGGACATCGAGCGAATCGCCAGCACCAAGCTTGAGCCGGGAGTCGGCTGGTACTACAACGGCGGTGCCGACCAGGAGGAGACCATTAAAGAAAACAAGGAGGCGTTTCGGAG GTTGCGCTTCAGGCCTCGCATGCTCGTGGACGTGTCTTGGGTGAGCACGGCGACGACACTGCTGGGTCAGCCCGTTTCCATGCCCTTTGGCTTTTCACCCTCGGCGATGCAGCAGCTAGCCCACCCCGACGGAGAAATCGGAGCCGCGCAAG CCGCCGAGGCAGCCGGCACATTGATGATCCTCAGTTCGATGAGCACCATTTCGCTGGAGGACATTCGGCTCCGCGCCCCTAACTGCACCTTGTGGCTTCAAGTGTACGTCTACAAGGACCGCGCCCTCACCGAGTCCCTGGTGAAGAGGGCCGCAGCCGCTGGCTTCTCCGCCGTTGTGCTCACAGCTGATTCGCCCGTGTTCGGCCAGAAGGTCATGGCCAACAAGTACCGATTCCACCTCCCCAAGCACTTGAG GTTCGGCACGTTGGAACGCTCCCTCCCCTCGGCCACCGCGGAAAGCCACGCCGACTTCGACGAATTCGTGGACGACCTCATTTCGCCCAGTGTGACTTGGTCGGACGTCGCCTGGCTGCGAGAGGTCTCCGGGCTTCCAGTCGTCGTGAAGGGCGTCCTCAGTC CGGAAGCTGCCGTGCAGTGTTACGAGAGCGGAGCTGCGGCCATTATCGTGTCCAACCACGGAGGACGACAGCTGGATGGGACACCGGCTACG ATCGACGTCCTGCCCGAGATCGTGGACGCCGTGGGCGGTCGCCTCGAAGTCTACCTGGACAGCGGAGTGCGCACAGGAGCCGACGTGGTCCGCGCCCTAGCTCTCGGCGCTCGAGCAGCCTTCGTCGGCAGACCCGTACTCTGGGGGCTCGCCTACAAC GGCAAGAAGGGGGTGAGCACTGTTCTTGACATCTACCGATCGGAGCTCGAACGGACACTCAGGCTACTAG GGTGTGTCGACGTAACGGAACTAACTCCCGAGTTCGTCGTGCACAAGAACTACTTCTGgtcacctcactgccgacagaGGCGGCGCTTTCCATCACAAAGGGAAGTCCACACAAACGACTGGCCGGAGTGGACCGCTCTACAGCGGGCCGATGACCACAAGACAAGCTTGCAGCAGCAGAGCCACAAGCGCCGGATCATGAACCCCAGTCGGGAAAATTCACAATTCAAAACTTATTAA